A genomic region of Azoarcus sp. KH32C contains the following coding sequences:
- the paaK gene encoding phenylacetate--CoA ligase PaaK, producing the protein MSARDKWVTAKGAAPGTLDPIEKASRDELAALQLERLKWSLQHAYDNVPHYRAAFDAAGVQPSDLKQLSDLSRFPFTTKKELRDNYPYGMFAVPMRDIVRVHASSGTTGLPTVVGYTKNDIAMWGAVMARSLRAAGGTADDIILNSYGYGLFTGGLGAHYGGEELGATVVPMGGGNTEKQVQLIREFKPTMIMATPSYMLTIADELQAQGVDPASTSLRIGVFGAEPWTNEMRREIETRLGIDAIDIYGLSEVVGPGVACECIETKDGPHIWEDHFYPEIIDPVTGEVLPDGTPGELVFTSLTKEALPIVRYRTRDLTVLLPGTARTMRRIGKITGRSDDMLIIRGVNVFPTQIEEIILRHESLCGHYQLQISRPHHMDELTVLAEVRADLSDVLNESQRAAIATNIRHEIKSGIGVSADVYVVETGRIERTQVGKAKRVIDKRPKS; encoded by the coding sequence ATGTCGGCTAGGGATAAGTGGGTAACGGCAAAGGGCGCAGCGCCCGGAACGCTCGACCCGATCGAGAAGGCGAGCCGCGACGAGCTCGCCGCATTGCAGCTCGAACGCCTCAAATGGAGCCTGCAGCACGCCTACGACAACGTGCCGCACTACCGCGCCGCCTTCGACGCGGCGGGCGTTCAACCGTCGGACCTGAAGCAGCTCTCGGACCTCTCGCGCTTCCCCTTCACGACGAAGAAGGAACTGCGCGACAATTACCCCTACGGGATGTTCGCGGTGCCCATGCGCGACATCGTGCGCGTGCATGCGTCGTCAGGCACGACCGGCCTGCCGACCGTCGTCGGCTACACGAAGAACGACATCGCAATGTGGGGCGCGGTGATGGCGCGCTCGCTGCGTGCAGCCGGCGGCACCGCTGACGACATCATCCTCAATTCCTACGGCTACGGCCTCTTCACGGGTGGGCTCGGCGCGCACTACGGAGGCGAGGAGCTCGGCGCGACTGTCGTCCCGATGGGCGGCGGCAACACCGAGAAGCAGGTACAGCTGATCCGCGAGTTCAAGCCGACGATGATCATGGCGACGCCGTCCTACATGCTGACGATCGCCGACGAGCTGCAGGCGCAAGGCGTCGATCCCGCGTCGACCAGCTTGCGAATCGGCGTCTTCGGCGCCGAACCCTGGACCAACGAGATGCGCCGCGAAATCGAGACGCGCCTCGGCATCGACGCGATCGACATCTACGGACTGTCCGAAGTGGTCGGCCCGGGTGTCGCCTGCGAGTGCATCGAAACCAAGGACGGCCCGCACATCTGGGAAGATCACTTCTACCCCGAGATCATCGACCCGGTCACCGGCGAAGTCCTCCCCGACGGCACCCCCGGCGAACTGGTCTTCACCTCGCTGACCAAGGAAGCACTGCCCATCGTCCGCTACCGCACGCGCGACCTCACCGTGCTGCTGCCCGGCACCGCGCGCACGATGCGGCGCATCGGCAAGATCACCGGCCGCAGCGACGACATGCTGATCATCCGCGGCGTGAACGTCTTCCCGACGCAGATCGAGGAAATCATCCTCCGCCACGAGAGCCTGTGTGGCCACTACCAGCTTCAGATCAGCCGCCCGCACCACATGGACGAGCTCACGGTGCTCGCCGAAGTGCGCGCCGACCTTTCGGACGTGCTCAACGAGAGCCAGCGTGCAGCGATCGCGACCAACAT
- the padI gene encoding NADH-dependent phenylglyoxylate dehydrogenase subunit beta — MGRAYSTIAFDPAKCDGCGDCMKACAQVKTGTDDIARSRIQIQGREKAFELALCRQCADPKCVSVCPAGALDKDGDTGVIGWDASKCVDCLLCTVGCTYAGIALDEATGHVAKCDTCDGSPACVPACPHGALKYITTANIYNEVGQWEDLFAPGLAGCQGCNTELLMRHTLRRVGPDTVLATPPGCVPGMGSVGFNGTTGTKVPVFHPLLTNTAAMLAGIKRQYKRVGREVTALAIAGDGGASDVGFQSLSGAAERGEQMLFMVVDNEGYMNTGMQRSSCTPYGAWTSTTPVGETSRGKTQDAKNLPLIMMNHRCAYVATASTAYMEDLYEKLDRALEASKTGFAYLHVYSPCTTGWRFPSHQNMEVARKAVETNFVMLWEYTPKTGLHFTKSVEDPLPVTEYLKVMGRFRHLSEEQIEHIQGKVVENMQFVKRMAETEHVG, encoded by the coding sequence ATGGGACGAGCTTACAGCACCATCGCCTTCGACCCCGCCAAGTGCGACGGTTGCGGCGATTGCATGAAGGCCTGCGCGCAGGTCAAGACCGGGACGGACGACATCGCGCGTTCGCGCATCCAGATTCAGGGCCGGGAGAAGGCCTTTGAGTTGGCCCTGTGCCGCCAGTGTGCCGATCCGAAATGCGTCAGCGTGTGCCCGGCCGGCGCGCTCGACAAGGACGGCGACACCGGCGTGATCGGCTGGGACGCGTCGAAATGCGTCGATTGCCTGCTGTGTACCGTCGGCTGTACCTACGCGGGCATCGCGCTCGATGAAGCGACCGGCCACGTCGCGAAGTGCGACACCTGCGACGGCAGCCCCGCCTGCGTCCCAGCCTGTCCGCACGGCGCGCTGAAGTACATCACCACCGCCAACATCTACAACGAAGTCGGCCAGTGGGAAGACCTCTTTGCGCCCGGCCTCGCGGGCTGCCAGGGCTGCAACACGGAACTGCTGATGCGCCACACGCTGCGCCGCGTCGGACCGGATACCGTGCTTGCGACGCCGCCGGGCTGCGTGCCGGGCATGGGCTCGGTCGGCTTCAACGGCACGACGGGCACCAAGGTGCCGGTGTTCCATCCGCTGCTGACCAATACCGCGGCGATGCTCGCGGGTATCAAGCGCCAGTACAAGCGCGTGGGCCGCGAGGTCACGGCGCTCGCGATCGCGGGTGACGGCGGCGCGTCGGACGTCGGCTTCCAGTCGCTCTCAGGCGCTGCCGAGCGCGGCGAGCAGATGCTCTTCATGGTCGTCGACAACGAGGGCTACATGAACACCGGCATGCAGCGTTCGAGCTGCACGCCTTACGGCGCATGGACCTCGACGACACCGGTGGGCGAAACCTCGCGCGGCAAGACGCAGGACGCGAAGAACCTGCCGCTGATCATGATGAACCACCGCTGCGCGTACGTCGCCACGGCCTCCACGGCCTACATGGAAGACCTCTACGAAAAGCTCGACCGCGCGCTCGAAGCCTCCAAGACCGGCTTCGCCTACCTCCACGTGTATTCGCCCTGCACGACCGGCTGGCGCTTCCCCTCGCACCAGAACATGGAAGTCGCGCGCAAGGCCGTCGAGACCAACTTCGTGATGCTGTGGGAGTACACGCCGAAGACCGGCCTGCACTTCACGAAGTCCGTCGAAGACCCCTTGCCGGTGACGGAATACCTCAAGGTGATGGGCCGCTTTCGCCATCTGAGCGAGGAGCAGATCGAGCACATCCAGGGCAAGGTCGTCGAGAACATGCAGTTCGTGAAACGTATGGCGGAGACCGAACATGTCGGCTAG
- the padH gene encoding NADH-dependent phenylglyoxylate dehydrogenase subunit epsilon yields MDRAIQHTKYLIAGSSHAALEAINAIRMHDAEGSVTVVTRDAHLPYSPTVLPYVVSGKSAPERVFLRDEDFFARNNVAYRRSTGLTALDAGTNVAQLTDGSRLRYERLLLATGASPVIPPIPGIDTVDFHVLRTLDDATALNAAIAQSKNAVVLGGGLVGMHAAENLVKAGAKVTIVEMGATVLGGYFDATASALIEAAFREAGATVLTGSRVVGLAKTATGALVTLENGATLDADLLLVATGVRPDVGYLNGSPIEREQGIVVDDQMRTSVPNVWAAGDCAQAKHFFAADKQVNAILPSATEQGRIAGMSMADDPGLKAYAGGVPLNTYHFFGRHAISVGSGDVPEGAEVVTHFDERRGRYLKVIFNDGRLHGIFSINQFFDAGVMCQLILRRIDLTPVRERFIDTPLAVGREIMSQTWR; encoded by the coding sequence ATGGACCGCGCCATTCAACACACCAAGTACCTGATCGCCGGCAGCAGCCACGCCGCGCTCGAGGCGATCAACGCGATCCGCATGCACGACGCCGAGGGCAGCGTCACCGTCGTCACGCGCGACGCCCACCTGCCGTACTCGCCGACGGTGCTGCCCTACGTCGTGTCGGGCAAATCGGCGCCGGAACGCGTCTTCCTGCGCGACGAGGATTTCTTCGCGCGCAACAACGTCGCTTACCGCCGCAGCACCGGGCTCACAGCGCTCGACGCCGGGACGAACGTCGCGCAACTCACCGACGGTTCGCGCCTGCGCTACGAGAGGCTGCTCCTCGCGACCGGCGCCTCACCGGTGATCCCGCCGATCCCCGGCATCGACACCGTCGACTTCCACGTGCTGCGCACGCTGGACGATGCGACCGCACTGAATGCAGCGATTGCCCAATCGAAGAACGCCGTGGTCCTCGGCGGCGGCCTCGTCGGCATGCACGCGGCGGAGAACCTCGTGAAGGCCGGCGCGAAGGTGACGATCGTCGAGATGGGGGCGACCGTGCTCGGCGGCTACTTCGATGCGACGGCGTCCGCGTTGATCGAAGCGGCTTTCCGCGAAGCCGGGGCCACGGTGCTTACCGGCAGCCGCGTCGTCGGTCTCGCGAAGACCGCCACCGGCGCGCTGGTAACGCTCGAAAACGGCGCGACGCTCGACGCCGACCTGCTGCTCGTCGCTACCGGCGTGCGGCCCGACGTCGGCTACCTCAACGGCTCCCCGATCGAACGCGAGCAAGGGATCGTCGTGGACGACCAGATGCGCACGAGCGTCCCGAACGTCTGGGCCGCTGGCGATTGCGCGCAAGCGAAGCACTTCTTCGCCGCCGACAAGCAGGTGAACGCGATCCTGCCGTCGGCGACCGAACAGGGCCGCATCGCCGGCATGTCGATGGCGGACGACCCCGGACTCAAGGCCTACGCAGGCGGCGTGCCGCTCAACACCTATCACTTCTTCGGCCGCCATGCGATCTCGGTCGGCAGCGGCGACGTGCCGGAAGGCGCCGAGGTCGTCACGCACTTCGATGAGCGCCGCGGCCGCTACCTGAAGGTGATCTTCAACGACGGCCGGCTGCACGGCATTTTCAGCATCAACCAGTTCTTCGACGCGGGCGTGATGTGTCAACTGATCCTGCGCCGTATCGACCTCACACCGGTGCGTGAGCGATTCATCGACACGCCGCTCGCCGTCGGGCGCGAAATCATGTCGCAGACCTGGCGCTAA
- the padG gene encoding NADH-dependent phenylglyoxylate dehydrogenase subunit alpha has translation MTTETLDKPAAVDAPRKQKVILAEGNEAAALGVALARPDMVSVYPITPQSSLVEHLAKLIADGRMDADIVDAEGEHSVLSVLQGGALAGARTYTATCGPGLAFMFEPYFRTPGMRLPIVLTIVTRDGITPQSVWGGHQDAMTVREAGWIQVYCENVQEVLDTTVMAFKIAEHHDVMLPVNVCLDGNYLSYGASRVELPDQADVDAFMGEKNVNWHVALDPLRPMAVDPLTGGTTGKGPQTFVRYRKGQCRGMQNALSVIEEVHADWAKRIGRSFAPLVEEYRLDDADFAIMTLGSMTGAAKDAIDEAREAGKKVGLIKIKTFSPFPVEALKQALAKVRALGVIDRSVGFRWNCGPMYQETMAVLYRLGRQIPSMSFIGGLAGADITIPHVHRVIDATEALFNGAPASDEPVWLNEKD, from the coding sequence ATGACGACTGAAACGCTGGACAAGCCGGCGGCCGTCGACGCGCCGCGCAAGCAGAAGGTGATCCTCGCCGAAGGCAACGAAGCCGCCGCGCTGGGCGTCGCGCTCGCGCGTCCCGACATGGTGTCGGTGTACCCGATCACGCCGCAGTCCTCGCTGGTCGAGCACCTGGCGAAGCTGATCGCGGATGGCCGCATGGACGCCGACATCGTCGATGCCGAAGGCGAGCACTCGGTGCTCTCCGTGCTGCAGGGCGGGGCACTGGCCGGCGCGCGCACCTACACCGCGACCTGCGGCCCAGGCCTCGCCTTCATGTTCGAACCCTATTTCCGTACCCCCGGCATGCGCCTGCCGATCGTGCTGACCATCGTCACGCGCGACGGCATCACGCCGCAGTCGGTGTGGGGCGGTCATCAGGACGCAATGACAGTGCGTGAGGCGGGGTGGATCCAGGTGTACTGCGAGAACGTACAGGAAGTGCTCGACACGACCGTGATGGCCTTCAAGATCGCCGAGCACCACGACGTGATGTTGCCGGTGAACGTGTGCCTCGACGGCAACTACCTGTCCTACGGCGCCTCGCGCGTCGAGCTGCCCGACCAGGCCGACGTCGATGCCTTCATGGGTGAGAAGAACGTGAACTGGCACGTCGCGCTCGACCCGTTGCGCCCGATGGCGGTCGATCCGCTCACCGGTGGCACCACCGGCAAGGGGCCGCAGACCTTCGTGCGCTACCGCAAAGGCCAGTGCCGCGGCATGCAGAACGCGCTCTCCGTGATCGAGGAAGTGCATGCGGACTGGGCGAAGCGCATCGGCCGCAGCTTTGCGCCGCTGGTCGAGGAGTACCGGCTCGACGATGCGGACTTCGCGATCATGACGCTCGGCAGCATGACCGGCGCCGCGAAGGACGCCATCGACGAAGCGCGCGAGGCCGGCAAGAAGGTCGGTCTCATCAAGATCAAGACCTTCAGCCCCTTCCCGGTCGAGGCGCTGAAGCAGGCGCTGGCCAAGGTCCGCGCGCTCGGCGTGATCGACCGCTCCGTCGGATTCCGCTGGAACTGCGGGCCGATGTACCAGGAGACGATGGCGGTGCTGTATCGCCTGGGCCGCCAGATCCCGTCGATGAGTTTCATCGGCGGGCTCGCCGGGGCGGACATCACGATTCCGCATGTGCATCGCGTGATCGACGCCACCGAGGCCTTGTTCAACGGTGCTCCGGCGTCCGACGAACCGGTGTGGCTCAACGAAAAGGATTGA
- the padF gene encoding NADH-dependent phenylglyoxylate dehydrogenase subunit delta, protein MSRHHSYPLFNLEQANVPDDLCPVATVVSPMLPGDWRSMRPVVDRDKCVKCAVCWLYCPVQCVEEHAAWFDFNLKTCKGCGICANECPQRAITMIGEAQ, encoded by the coding sequence ATGAGCCGGCATCACAGCTATCCGCTGTTCAACCTGGAGCAGGCGAATGTCCCCGACGACCTCTGTCCGGTCGCGACCGTCGTCAGCCCGATGCTGCCCGGAGACTGGCGCAGCATGCGGCCGGTCGTCGATCGCGATAAATGCGTGAAGTGCGCGGTGTGCTGGCTGTACTGCCCGGTGCAGTGCGTCGAGGAGCACGCGGCGTGGTTCGACTTCAACCTGAAGACCTGCAAGGGCTGCGGCATCTGCGCGAACGAGTGCCCGCAGCGGGCGATCACGATGATCGGGGAAGCCCAATGA
- the padE gene encoding NADH-dependent phenylglyoxylate dehydrogenase subunit gamma has translation MYEVRFHGRGGQGSVMASGILAAAMVEEGKYAVSIPSFGFERRGAPVVSFLRMSEREIRQLTNIYQPDCIVCVDPTLTKSVDIFAGMKPGGTLVQATHRPLAELTLPDCVATVGLLDAVRIALEIFKRPITNTLMLGAFARTTGVVSLDSLKRALEDSDFRDAGLAQNMTALERGYAEAVVHQIERRAAA, from the coding sequence ATGTACGAAGTGCGATTCCATGGCCGGGGCGGCCAGGGTTCGGTCATGGCGTCCGGCATCCTCGCCGCGGCGATGGTGGAGGAGGGCAAGTACGCGGTATCGATCCCGTCCTTCGGGTTCGAACGCCGCGGCGCGCCGGTGGTGTCCTTCCTGCGCATGAGCGAGCGCGAGATCCGCCAGTTGACCAACATCTACCAGCCCGACTGCATCGTCTGTGTCGATCCGACGCTGACGAAATCCGTCGACATCTTCGCCGGCATGAAGCCCGGCGGCACGCTGGTGCAGGCGACGCACCGACCGCTCGCCGAGCTGACATTGCCGGACTGCGTCGCGACCGTCGGCCTGCTCGACGCGGTGCGCATCGCGCTCGAGATCTTCAAGCGCCCGATCACCAATACGTTGATGCTCGGCGCCTTCGCGCGCACGACCGGCGTCGTGTCGCTCGATTCGCTGAAGCGCGCACTGGAGGATTCCGACTTCCGCGACGCCGGCCTCGCGCAGAACATGACTGCGCTGGAGCGTGGCTATGCCGAAGCGGTCGTCCACCAGATCGAAAGGAGGGCCGCGGCATGA
- a CDS encoding DmsC/YnfH family molybdoenzyme membrane anchor subunit, which translates to MKTGKIRSGDRVGPHQQHNWDWRAASNFIAGGTGGGLLLCAGVASLWGADVRALLLAGMALIAAGLTCVWFEIGRPWRALNVYRHLATSWMTREAAAAPLVFVCGALALVTDRAVFVLLTGLFGAAFVYAQARILAADKGIPAWRHPRCLPLVVATGLTEGAGLFAAATPFLTSGAAAQIGVAAVVLLLLLVRVLLWRNYLRALRSDGAPEGSLRALSRIDSLFLSFGHLLPAVLLLVSVLGAPVTGAALVLAGLIAVGAGWWLKYTLVRRAAFTQGFALPHLPVRGRGVAGPAVKPGWGGT; encoded by the coding sequence ATGAAGACGGGGAAGATCCGGTCCGGCGATCGCGTCGGGCCGCACCAGCAGCACAACTGGGACTGGCGTGCGGCATCGAACTTCATCGCCGGCGGGACGGGCGGGGGCCTGTTGTTGTGCGCGGGTGTCGCCAGCCTGTGGGGGGCGGATGTCCGGGCACTGCTGCTCGCAGGCATGGCCTTGATCGCCGCCGGGCTGACCTGCGTGTGGTTCGAGATCGGGCGTCCGTGGCGGGCGCTGAACGTCTATCGGCACCTCGCGACGTCGTGGATGACGCGCGAAGCCGCCGCCGCGCCGCTGGTGTTTGTGTGCGGGGCGCTGGCGCTGGTCACCGACAGGGCGGTCTTCGTGCTGCTGACGGGCCTCTTCGGCGCCGCCTTCGTCTATGCCCAGGCGCGGATTCTCGCGGCGGACAAGGGTATTCCCGCGTGGCGTCATCCGCGCTGCCTGCCGCTGGTCGTCGCGACCGGCTTGACGGAAGGCGCGGGCTTGTTCGCGGCCGCTACGCCCTTCCTGACATCCGGTGCGGCAGCCCAGATCGGCGTCGCGGCAGTGGTGCTCCTGCTTCTTCTGGTCCGCGTGCTGCTGTGGCGCAACTACCTCCGGGCGCTGCGCTCGGACGGCGCGCCGGAAGGGAGCCTGCGCGCGCTTTCCAGGATCGACAGTCTGTTCCTGAGCTTCGGCCACCTGCTGCCGGCAGTCTTGCTGCTCGTTTCGGTGCTCGGTGCGCCGGTAACGGGCGCGGCGTTGGTCCTGGCCGGGCTGATCGCCGTCGGCGCAGGCTGGTGGCTGAAATACACGCTCGTGCGGCGGGCAGCCTTTACGCAGGGATTCGCGCTGCCTCACTTGCCTGTGCGCGGTCGCGGAGTGGCCGGTCCGGCAGTGAAGCCGGGCTGGGGCGGGACGTAG
- a CDS encoding 4Fe-4S dicluster domain-containing protein — MTRYVMTIDLRRCVGCQTCTAACKNANATPPGVQWRRVLDLETGEFPDVRRSFVPIACMHCDEPPCEEVCPTKATKKRADGLVTIDYDVCIGCANCVMACPYEARSIVHEAKFAYGDKPIASEAVRFDPARISVSMKCTFCIDRIDLAAKTGQVPGRDPDVTPACVNSCISGAMAFGDIDDPDSKVSRLLAETQHFRMHEELGTGPGVYYIWDKR; from the coding sequence ATGACCCGCTACGTGATGACCATCGATCTGCGCCGCTGCGTCGGCTGCCAGACCTGTACGGCCGCCTGCAAGAACGCGAACGCGACGCCGCCGGGCGTGCAGTGGCGACGCGTGCTGGACCTCGAAACGGGTGAATTCCCCGATGTTCGCCGCAGCTTCGTGCCGATCGCGTGCATGCACTGCGACGAGCCGCCGTGCGAGGAGGTCTGCCCGACGAAGGCGACGAAGAAGCGCGCGGACGGGCTCGTCACCATCGACTACGACGTCTGCATCGGCTGCGCGAACTGCGTGATGGCCTGTCCCTACGAGGCGCGGTCGATCGTGCATGAGGCGAAATTCGCCTACGGCGACAAGCCGATCGCCTCCGAGGCGGTGCGCTTCGATCCGGCCCGGATCTCGGTGTCGATGAAATGCACCTTCTGCATCGACCGCATCGATCTCGCGGCAAAGACCGGGCAGGTGCCGGGGCGCGATCCGGACGTGACGCCGGCCTGCGTCAATTCCTGCATCTCGGGCGCGATGGCTTTCGGCGACATCGACGACCCGGACAGCAAGGTCAGCCGCCTGCTCGCGGAGACGCAGCACTTCCGTATGCATGAGGAACTCGGCACCGGGCCGGGCGTGTATTACATCTGGGACAAACGGTGA
- a CDS encoding molybdopterin-dependent oxidoreductase, whose translation MSSVANPQSVRKVPTYCYNCVAGPDFMNVKVVDGVATEIEPNFAAEDVHPARGRVCVKAYGLVQKTYNPHRVLQPMKRTNPKKGRKEDPRFEPISWDEALDLLAEKLGSVRAKGLVDESGLPRVAATFGHGGTPGMYMGSFPAFLAAWGAIDYSFGSGQGVKCVHSEHLYGEFWHRGFTVAADTPLARFVLSIGMNAEASGGPCAVTRHADARVRGYKRVQVEPHLSITGACSAEWVPIRPKTDPAFMFALIHVLVCEQGLDKLDVPFLRDRTSSPYLVGPDGLYLRDAETGKPLLWDVASGRAVPFDVPGTVPAVAGRFRVSGAISIDADDVRNELGEVEGVTAYTKLVEHMQKYTPEWAAGVCDVPADTIRRIANEYLENACIGESTEIDGKTLPLRPVAVTLGKSVNNGWGAFECCWARTLLAVLVGALENPGGTLGTTVRLNRPHDDRHKSVKAGEDGFMAQYFNPTDKANWVAKPTGRNIHRTLVPIVGNTAWSQALGPTQLAWMFQREVPSDWTMPAPTTPDVWFIYRSNPAISFWDTRTLVEEIAKFPYTVSFAYTVDETNWMADLLLPEATDLESLQMIKVGGTKFVEQFWEHRGVALRQPAVEAQGDTRDFTWISTQLAKRTGLLEAYNNALNRGAGGSSPLKAEGYDFSLDPTVEHEVEEIWDAVCRASTASLSEGRETHDLEWFKEHGFYTVPMSKLDWYLSPTIEKHGLRYEMPYQERLLRIGRELGNRLHEQKMHWWDAQLSEYMALPEWHDVPARWTQQIANAGGNPDDFPLWLLATKSMQYHTGGNASIALMREVAQNVRGHTGVIMNAKTAKSLGIADGDRIEVRSHIGATYGDAVLAQGVRPDTLVIIGQFDHWATPLAKDFGMPSLNTIAPMSMELTDATGSGSDIVRVAVRKVAREETAR comes from the coding sequence ATGTCCTCAGTCGCCAATCCGCAATCGGTGCGGAAGGTCCCGACCTATTGCTACAACTGCGTCGCGGGGCCGGATTTCATGAACGTGAAGGTCGTCGACGGGGTCGCGACCGAGATCGAGCCGAACTTCGCCGCCGAGGACGTGCATCCGGCGCGCGGGCGGGTCTGTGTGAAGGCTTACGGGTTGGTGCAGAAGACTTACAACCCGCACCGCGTGCTGCAGCCGATGAAGCGCACGAACCCGAAGAAGGGCCGCAAGGAGGATCCGCGTTTCGAGCCGATTTCGTGGGACGAGGCGCTGGACCTGCTCGCCGAGAAGCTCGGTTCGGTGCGTGCGAAGGGGCTGGTCGATGAATCCGGCCTGCCGCGCGTCGCGGCGACTTTCGGTCATGGTGGCACGCCGGGGATGTACATGGGGTCGTTTCCGGCCTTTCTCGCGGCTTGGGGAGCGATCGACTACAGCTTCGGTTCGGGTCAGGGCGTGAAGTGCGTGCATTCCGAGCACCTCTACGGCGAGTTCTGGCACCGTGGCTTCACGGTCGCGGCCGATACGCCGCTCGCGCGCTTCGTGCTGTCGATCGGCATGAACGCGGAGGCCTCGGGCGGGCCTTGCGCGGTGACGCGCCATGCGGATGCGCGCGTGCGTGGCTACAAGCGGGTGCAGGTCGAGCCGCATCTGTCGATCACCGGCGCCTGTTCGGCGGAGTGGGTGCCGATCCGGCCGAAGACCGATCCGGCCTTCATGTTCGCGCTGATCCACGTGCTGGTGTGCGAGCAGGGGCTCGACAAGCTCGACGTGCCTTTCCTGCGTGACCGGACGTCGTCGCCGTATCTCGTCGGCCCCGACGGGCTGTACCTGCGCGATGCGGAAACGGGTAAGCCGCTGCTGTGGGACGTCGCGAGCGGGCGTGCCGTGCCTTTCGATGTGCCCGGGACGGTGCCGGCAGTGGCCGGGCGCTTCCGCGTGAGTGGGGCGATCAGCATCGACGCGGACGATGTCCGTAATGAACTCGGCGAGGTCGAAGGCGTGACGGCCTACACGAAGCTCGTCGAGCACATGCAGAAATACACGCCCGAATGGGCGGCGGGGGTGTGCGACGTGCCCGCCGACACGATTCGCCGCATCGCCAACGAATACCTTGAAAACGCCTGCATCGGCGAGTCGACCGAGATCGACGGCAAGACGCTGCCGCTGCGCCCCGTCGCGGTGACGCTGGGCAAGTCGGTGAATAACGGCTGGGGGGCATTCGAATGCTGCTGGGCGCGCACGCTGCTCGCGGTGCTGGTCGGCGCGCTGGAAAATCCCGGCGGCACGTTGGGCACGACGGTGCGCCTGAACCGCCCGCACGACGACCGGCACAAGAGCGTGAAGGCCGGCGAAGACGGCTTCATGGCGCAGTACTTCAACCCGACCGACAAGGCGAACTGGGTCGCGAAGCCGACTGGGCGCAACATCCACCGTACGCTGGTGCCCATCGTCGGCAACACCGCCTGGAGCCAGGCGCTCGGGCCGACCCAACTCGCCTGGATGTTCCAGCGCGAAGTGCCGTCGGACTGGACGATGCCCGCACCGACGACCCCGGACGTGTGGTTCATCTACCGCTCGAATCCCGCGATCTCGTTCTGGGATACGCGCACGCTGGTCGAGGAGATCGCGAAGTTCCCCTACACCGTGTCCTTCGCCTACACCGTCGACGAGACCAACTGGATGGCGGACCTGCTGCTGCCGGAGGCGACGGACCTCGAATCGCTGCAGATGATCAAGGTCGGCGGCACGAAGTTTGTCGAGCAGTTCTGGGAGCACCGTGGCGTGGCGCTGCGCCAGCCGGCGGTCGAAGCGCAGGGCGATACGCGCGACTTCACGTGGATCAGCACCCAGCTCGCGAAGCGCACGGGGCTGCTGGAGGCGTACAACAACGCACTGAACCGCGGCGCGGGCGGCAGCTCGCCGCTGAAGGCGGAAGGCTACGACTTCAGCCTCGATCCGACGGTCGAGCACGAGGTCGAGGAGATCTGGGACGCGGTTTGCAGGGCCTCGACAGCGAGCCTTAGCGAGGGCCGCGAGACGCACGATCTGGAATGGTTCAAGGAGCACGGTTTCTACACGGTGCCGATGTCGAAGCTCGACTGGTACCTGTCGCCGACGATCGAAAAGCACGGCCTGCGCTACGAGATGCCCTACCAGGAGCGCCTGCTCCGCATCGGCCGCGAGCTGGGCAACCGGCTCCACGAGCAGAAGATGCACTGGTGGGACGCGCAGCTCTCCGAATACATGGCCTTGCCCGAGTGGCACGACGTGCCCGCGCGCTGGACGCAGCAGATTGCGAATGCCGGCGGCAATCCCGACGATTTCCCGCTGTGGCTGCTCGCGACGAAGAGCATGCAGTACCACACCGGCGGCAACGCCAGCATCGCGCTGATGCGCGAAGTCGCGCAGAACGTGCGCGGCCACACGGGCGTGATCATGAATGCGAAGACTGCGAAGAGCCTCGGCATCGCTGACGGCGACCGCATCGAGGTCCGCTCGCACATCGGTGCGACCTACGGCGATGCGGTGCTGGCGCAGGGCGTGCGACCCGACACCTTGGTGATCATCGGCCAGTTCGACCACTGGGCGACGCCGCTCGCGAAGGATTTCGGCATGCCGAGCCTGAACACGATCGCGCCGATGTCGATGGAGCTGACGGATGCGACGGGGTCGGGCTCCGACATCGTGCGTGTCGCGGTGCGCAAGGTCGCGCGTGAGGAGACTGCACGATGA